Part of the Oscillibacter hominis genome is shown below.
GCTGCACCATCGAGGGCAGCGCCCAGTCGGCCACTGAGCAGATTTTGGATGCCGTGGCCCGGATCGCAGGCGATTTCCCGCGGTAACACGAACTTTTGACTACAGGGGGAACTATGCCGAACGGAATTCTCATCATTGACAAGCCCCAGGACTGGACCAGCATGGATGTATGCGCCAAAATCCGGGGCATGCTTCATGAAAAGCGGGTGGGCCACGCCGGCACCCTGGACCCCATGGCCACCGGCGTGCTGCCTGTTTTTGTGGGGCAGGCCACCCGGGCGGTGGAGTTTGCGGAAAAGGGCCGCAAGGAGTACGCGGCCACGCTGCGCCTGGGACTGACCACCAACACCCAGGACATCACCGGTGAGGTGCTCTCGCGCTGCGACGTCGGCGTTTCGGCCCAGGAGGTGTCCTCCGTCCTGAAGCGCTTTACCGGGGAACTGCAGCAGGTTCCACCCATGTACTCCGCCATCAAAATCAACGGGCAGAAGCTCTGTGACCTGGCCCGCAAGGGCCGGGAGGTGGAGCGGGCCCCTCGGAGCGTCACCATCTATGCTCTGGAGCTCACCGGTCAGCTGAGCGAAACGGAGTTTTGCCTGCGCTGCGTGTGCTCCAAGGGTACATACATCCGTACGCTCTGCCACGACATCGGACAGGCCCTGGGCTGCGGCGGGTGCATGAGCGCGCTGCGCCGCACCATGGCCGCCGGGTTCACCCTAACCGAGGCCGTCACGCTGGAGGAGGTGCACCAGCGCGGCGAAGCGCTGCTGATGGATGTGGACCGCTTTTTTGAGCAATACCCCGCCTACCGGATTCAGCGGGAGCGGGAGGAGTTTTTCTGCCTCCATGGCAACCCCATCCCCGCCCAGCTGCCCCAGGGGATCTACCGGGTCTACGGCCGGGACGGGAAGTTCCTCTGCCTGAGCCGGTGGGAACGTGGAAAGCTTGTCAGCATCAAGAATTTCT
Proteins encoded:
- the truB gene encoding tRNA pseudouridine(55) synthase TruB; translation: MPNGILIIDKPQDWTSMDVCAKIRGMLHEKRVGHAGTLDPMATGVLPVFVGQATRAVEFAEKGRKEYAATLRLGLTTNTQDITGEVLSRCDVGVSAQEVSSVLKRFTGELQQVPPMYSAIKINGQKLCDLARKGREVERAPRSVTIYALELTGQLSETEFCLRCVCSKGTYIRTLCHDIGQALGCGGCMSALRRTMAAGFTLTEAVTLEEVHQRGEALLMDVDRFFEQYPAYRIQREREEFFCLHGNPIPAQLPQGIYRVYGRDGKFLCLSRWERGKLVSIKNFFGA